The Macaca nemestrina isolate mMacNem1 chromosome 15, mMacNem.hap1, whole genome shotgun sequence genome segment atacttgtaaatcctagcactttgggaggtcaaggcgggaggatcacttgagcccaggacttcgagaccagcctgggcaatatagggagaccccatctctacaaaaaaataaaaggattagttgggtgtagtggtatgcacctgtagtcctagttatttaggaggctgaggtagaaggattgcttgagcctaggaagtagAGGctacagtcagccaagattgcactactgcactccagcctgggcaacagagtgagaccccgtctcaaaaaaaaaaaaaaattattatagaaaGTGTCCTCACCTGGGAGCTAATGTCTCGGGTTCTGGTTCCAGACCCACCACTTAGTGGCTATGGGAGCTTGGGCAAGTTCATTCCTCTCTTTACTGGTAAGTGAGAGGATTTACCTAGAATGGGTCCTGGTTGTTCCAGCAATCTAAGCTATCATACTGATAATCTTGCCtcctatttattgagcatttactatatgccaggcactgtgctaacgTGATCCTTATCTGTGCTCTGAAGGAGAGTTGTACAGATGAAGAACTGAGGCCAAGGTCACTCAGTGGGAAATGACTGAGCTGGGATTTAGACCCAGGAGGTCTGAGCTGGGTTCACACCACACTGTTAGCGATTATACTACACACTGTCTTCAGAGGGTGTATTCTTTGCCTCATGGAAATTTTGAGGCCAGTACCGTATCATTCTGAGATTCTCTACCTTAGCAAGAGGGAAGTGTGGACTGCTCGGCAGGCTGAATAAAACCTGCGGATATGCCCAAGGCATCATTTGAGGATTACATGGGATGTATTTTAATCCACAGAGATTCAGGGAAGCCTTTCTCTTCCACCTCCCATTCAGTGCTAGTTCTTCTGGGCTGCTTGCTCTCTGCTTGTCTGAGGTTGTATGTCTGGAAATGTCATTTAACAGTCAAGCTTGTCTACATGGTCCTAGTCTCCCCTCACTTCCCACATCGGTTTTAACTGACCATCACAGTACCCTCATCATTTCCAGTGTGGCAGTTACCAGAgaatctatttcttttatttatttgcttgttttttttgagggcagggaccatgacCATATTGTTCATTGTAGTACTTCTAGTGCTGCGTCTttattgagtgaataaatgaaggacAGGCTCCATCCCATGTTGTGACCAAAGACCCTTGGAGGGAGCAAAGGACCTATTCCCCAAAGCCTTACCTTTTCCATGGCCCATGGTTGGAAATTCCTTCACTAAAACCTAACATTAAACAAGTCCCTATGTGTCAGGGGCAGTTCGTGTAACGGGTGTGGACTCTGGAGCCGGATTGCTTGGGTTTGAGTCCTAGTTCTGCTCCTGAATGGCGGTATGACTTTGGATaaggttatattttatatttaatttttctttttttttgagatggagtcttactttgttgccaaggctgcagtgagccgagctgcactgggttcaagcgattctcctgcctcagtcccccaagtggctgggattacaggcatctgccaccatgcctagctaatttttatatttctagtagagatggggttttgctatgttggcctggctggtctcgaactcctgacctcaggtgatccgcccgcctcagcctcccaaagtgctgggattacaggtgtgagcaactgtgcccagctagAGAAGATTATtaacctcactgagcctcagtttccttacctgtataGTAGGAATTGTAATAAGACTATTATTGTATAGTGTTATGAAAAGTGCTTATGTGTACTTGGTGTGTTGTTTCACCCGGTCAAGAAATtagtctctatttatttatttgagatggagtctccctctgtcacccaggctggagtgcagtggcacaatcgtggctcattgcaatctcctcctcctgggttcaagcgattatcctgcctcagtctcctgtgtagctgggactaaaggcacgtgacaacacacctggctaatttttgtatttttggtagagaggttttgccatgttggccaggctgttctcaaactcctgacctcaggtgatctgcctgcctcagcctcccaaagtgctgggattacaggtgtaagccaccgtgcctggccttagtCTGCAATTTGTAACTAATGGTCTAACCTATGGCATGTGGTCTAACCTAAACCTAAATCAGTACTCTCATCTATGACTAGTGATCTAACAAATGACCAGAGAGCTAACTTGTGACGAGTGTTAGTGAATCTGTGGCCTAACTTGTGACCAGTGGTCTAACCTGTGACCCTTGGGCTGCTCTGTGACCTATGGTCTTCCTCTGCTTAGGGAGAAGTGAATTCAAACGGTGCTGGAAGGGCCAAGGGGCCTGCCGAACTTACTGCACAAGGCAAGAAACTTACATGCACCTGTGCCCGGATGCGTCCCTGTGCTGTCTCTCCTATGCATTGAAACCTCCGCCGGTCCCCAAGAGTAAATATGAGTAGCTGGTTCTTTGCTGTCCAATAAAACACGGGCCGCCAGTtgtctcttctttctgtttgctcGCCTGTGCTCCTCTCCCCCCTGGGGTGGGGGATAGGCCTAGGATGTGGGAGAAATGGTCTGTGGAAGGAAGTGAGGGACCTGAGGAGAGTGGGCGCTAATGACCATTGTAAATGGTTCCGGTCCTGGCCACTTCACTTTCTCTCTGTCCAACTCCGGAAAAGTTACTGAACCTCTGAAAGTCTCCTCaaccataaaatgggaataattataaTATCAGGAGATTAGCActttataaaagaaatgcaagaaGAAAGGTAGAGTTAATAATAACAAGAGTTAATAATATAGTTGATAATAACGGTGAATAATAGTAGAGTCAAAAATAAGCTTCTGGAATTCAGAATGAGATGGCACATTTGGCTTGAGAGGCAGGCCCCACTGAGAGTGAAAGGGTTTTCCTATGTTCCTTGATAGGGTATCCTAACGACTTAGGGATGAAGCCAAGACCAACAGACTAGAtacttttctgaaaattaaaCCGCCATTTTCACACACAAACCGCCATTTTCCTCCCAGTGTTCAAATAGACCCTCATCTAAGCATACATCCAACTTCCTAAGTCATTAGGATACACCCAAAAAGCCAAAGAGACCAGCCAATTCTAGGGTGGAAGATTCC includes the following:
- the LOC105496156 gene encoding beta-defensin 124, which codes for MAMTQLLLLLVALLVLGHVPPGRSEFKRCWKGQGACRTYCTRQETYMHLCPDASLCCLSYALKPPPVPKSKYE